Proteins from a single region of Ziziphus jujuba cultivar Dongzao chromosome 1, ASM3175591v1:
- the LOC125421079 gene encoding blue copper protein translates to MAGQLNLSIFAILATVALLQSSVAATTYQVGDNLNWVVPGGNAAYANWAANKTFTVGDILVFNFRTGSHDVTQVTKQNFDACNGTNPISSITTGPANITLQTAGEHYFICSVPGHCLGGQKLSVNVTAASSPAPQPSSPSPTPVPSPSLAPEPTGTPSPTTSPAPSPSREAESYTVGDAAGWGVLPGGANAYASWASNKTFYVGDTLVFNFVNGTHDVVELTKENYESCNTNNTISLSANPPVRITLATAGEHFFTCSFTGHCPAGQKLAINVTGDSTATPPSSATPPSSGGAPSPGGSTTPTTTATPPASSGASSLSFAWLSATFLSIALALWY, encoded by the exons ATGGCGGGACAACTAAACTTATCAATTTTTGCTATCTTGGCCACAGTGGCTTTGCTTCAAAGCTCGGTGGCTGCAACGACATATCAGGTCGGTGATAATTTGAATTGGGTCGTCCCCGGTGGCAACGCAGCATACGCCAATTGGGCTGCAAACAAGACCTTCACCGTCGGAGACATTCTTg TGTTCAATTTTAGAACTGGATCTCATGACGTAACCCAAGTGACAAAGCAAAATTTCGATGCTTGCAATGGGACCAATCCCATTTCTTCTATAACCACAGGGCCTGCAAATATCACCCTCCAAACTGCCGGAGAGCATTACTTTATCTGCTCGGTGCCCGGCCACTGCCTTGGCGGTCAAAAGCTGAGCGTCAATGTCACTGCTGCTTCTTCCCCTGCTCCTCAACCAAGCTCCCCTTCTCCGACACCTGTACCTTCTCCATCTCTTGCTCCGGAACCGACCGGTACTCCCTCGCCGACTACATCTCCAGCTCCTTCTCCGTCAAGGGAAGCAGAGAGTTACACTGTCGGTGACGCCGCCGGTTGGGGCGTCCTCCCAGGCGGTGCCAACGCTTACGCATCTTGGGCCTCTAACAAGACCTTCTACGTCGGTGACACTCTAG TTTTCAACTTCGTGAATGGAACACACGACGTGGTGGAATTGACCAAAGAAAACTACGAATCATGCAACACAAATAACACCATCTCTCTCTCGGCGAACCCACCAGTTAGAATCACTCTCGCCACCGCCGGCGAGCATTTCTTCACCTGCTCATTCACCGGCCACTGCCCTGCAGGACAGAAACTCGCCATCAATGTCACCGGAGATTCAACTGCCACTCCTCCCTCGTCCGCCACACCACCATCCTCCGGCGGTGCTCCATCTCCCGGCGGAAGCACCACTCCCACAACAACGGCTACCCCTCCTGCAAGCTCCGGCGCCTCATCTCTGAGCTTCGCTTGGTTGTCTGCCACTTTCTTGTCCATTGCCTTAGCTTTGTGGTATTAG
- the LOC112489536 gene encoding DUF21 domain-containing protein At4g14240, whose translation MCRAEHLLFAGISFSSTGPCTVNPLRVIAYRRKAAPAKHPKPFNYQPLCLPFPFLSLSILDWVLGHNEALFRRAQLKALVSIHCQEAGKGGELTHDETTIISGALDLTEKHWRSK comes from the exons ATGTGCAGAGCTGAGCATCTTCTATTCGCTGGGATAAGTTTTTCCTCTACAGGGCCTTGTACAGTGAACCCTCTACGGGTGATTGCCTATCGTCGTAAAGCAGCCCCTGCAAAGCATCCTAAACCATTCAATTATCAACCTCTTTGTCTTCCATTCCCTTTTCTATCTCTTTCG ATATTGGACTGGGTATTGGGACATAATGAAGCATTATTTAGGAGAGCTCAGTTGAAAGCCCTTGTGTCCATCCATTGCCAGGAG GCTGGCAAGGGAGGTGAACTTACACATGATGAGACAACAATTATAAGTGGTGCACTTGACTTAACTGAAAAG cattggaggagcaagtga